One segment of Macaca fascicularis isolate 582-1 chromosome 2, T2T-MFA8v1.1 DNA contains the following:
- the APRG1 gene encoding LOW QUALITY PROTEIN: APRG1 tumor suppressor candidate (The sequence of the model RefSeq protein was modified relative to this genomic sequence to represent the inferred CDS: deleted 1 base in 1 codon) yields MKTMGTRKRCKLSRTGPEFENVIKRLLCARTFHTRIGGEAGCDLTHGIINRGRLTNAEQMGLQGSAQHFNIFPLDLWTQGDCMLVSLAKNKVNALGAIINMAGSVSGVIGGLKFSRTYYVKGV; encoded by the exons ATGAAAACAATGGGAACAAGAAAAAGGTGTAAACTTTCCAGAACAGGCCCAGAATTTGAAAATGTGATAAAGAGGTTATTGTGCGCCCGAACTTTTCACACAAGAATTGGaggagaggccgggtgcg ATTTAACACATGGAATAATAAACAGAGGAAGGCTGACTAATGCAGAGCAGATGGGCCTGCAGGGCAGTGCTCAGCATTTCAACATC TTCCCCCTGGACCTTTGGACTCAAGGCGATTGCATGCTGGTGTCTTTagctaaaaataaagttaatgccTTAGGGGCAATCATAAATATGGCTGGTTCAGTTTCTGGGGTGATTGGTGGTCTAAAGTTTTCAAGAACCTACTATGTGAAAGGTGTTTGA